ATATGGTATCCCTTTATAAGGAAACAAATAATAAAATTAAAACAATGAATGATTTTACTTCTATAAGGTATCCAGATGGTATAGGAAATATGTCAAACCAAGATCTCACGGATTCATATACAATATTTTCAAATTCTCTTTTTAATGCAATGGTTTCAGATCATAATTATTTTAATACTCTTGGTATAAAACAAGAATTTTTTGATTTAAGTTTTCAAAATGATAAAGGATTGAATGATGGAAATTTTTATGAATTCTTATTACCTTCTCCTCAAACATTTGCAAAATACGGCTTTAAAAATGTTAAAGGGCAACAAAAATTTAAACAAGAGTCTGTTTCTTACAGTGATGACTCTAATAATGAAGTTAATGGATTAAGATTTATCTACAAGTAAATTTTTTTAAAAAAGCCAACCGATTTTAATAATATTCCAAAATGGCAAAGTTTTACTTCTAAAATAATCACCTATGTTATCTCTTACTTGCCGTTGAAAATCATAAAAAGCATATGAATTATAAACCGCATTGATTTGATTTTGGTCTGTAGCGAGAACCTGCGCATTAAAGTCTTCAGATCCTGATTGTACTGGAATTTGTACGCCAAGTTCGGTACCTATGCTTAACCCACTTTTACTTACGAATAACCAACCAAACTGTGGCGTAACATAAGTAGTATTAATTTTTAAATAGGCTCTTAAAGGTATACAAGTTCCGCCAAAATTTGAAATGTATTCACATGCATCTATCCTTGCATCAACTTTTCTGTTTCCATATGCTGCACCAATAAAAAATGAACCAAAAAAAGGATAAATAACAGCTCTAACTTCAAAATGGGAAATATCTGCTTGTGTACTTTGAATTGGAGTATTATTGTTATTATTATCTATTCTATCTGAAAGTTGAGGATA
The Pigmentibacter ruber genome window above contains:
- a CDS encoding Clp protease/crotonase-like domain-containing protein yields the protein MKTNFILGVLGFLASIPSFALAGEWTRVDSRSIKFSGEITSGDKVNLLRVLKRTDKRLYLNSEGGDAEEALKIAKILLSYRLHIIVDGYCASSCANYLFTAGNIKEIRNGWVGFHGNMVSLYKETNNKIKTMNDFTSIRYPDGIGNMSNQDLTDSYTIFSNSLFNAMVSDHNYFNTLGIKQEFFDLSFQNDKGLNDGNFYEFLLPSPQTFAKYGFKNVKGQQKFKQESVSYSDDSNNEVNGLRFIYK